Proteins from one Pontibacter korlensis genomic window:
- a CDS encoding sugar 3,4-ketoisomerase gives MAKIIDLKTFTDKRGNLTVIEKSIPFDIKRIFYIYGVDESRRGGHRHHKTVQAAICIQGSCQIYNDNGTEQQEFVLDKPEKCLILEPADWHEMYNFTKDAILMVLASEYYDEKDYIFNRY, from the coding sequence ATGGCCAAAATAATTGATTTAAAAACCTTTACAGATAAAAGAGGCAACTTAACGGTTATTGAGAAATCTATTCCTTTTGATATAAAACGAATTTTTTACATCTATGGTGTAGATGAATCTAGAAGGGGCGGTCATAGACATCATAAAACAGTACAGGCTGCAATATGTATTCAAGGATCCTGTCAAATCTACAACGACAATGGCACTGAGCAACAGGAGTTTGTGCTTGATAAACCAGAAAAGTGCTTAATACTAGAACCCGCGGATTGGCACGAAATGTACAATTTTACAAAAGACGCCATACTAATGGTATTAGCCTCGGAATATTATGATGAGAAGGACTACATTTTCAACAGGTATTAA
- a CDS encoding glycosyl transferase, with product MSKVNLPHTTVIALSDFEDEELLAIKPTRTRGEYCWTCTPSTILYCIKKFGLDNCTYIDSDIYFYDDPGHLIREMGDKEILLTLHRYTPRYDETHISGKFCVQFMTFKNKPESLAALNWWRNACIDWCYNRVEDGKFGDQKYLDDWETRFNNVHVLQNPAGGVAPWNVQQYGVETKGEEAFVTLEEKKHRLNFYHFHGLRFLSDNKLSLCEYSLPARAVELLYVPYIELYLQNYAKLKQLDNNLDVWLPAANNLETFKKNTLNFLKGKYNIYRINKFVKAWPK from the coding sequence TTGTCAAAAGTAAATTTACCACACACCACTGTTATTGCTTTATCTGACTTCGAAGACGAAGAGTTGCTGGCAATAAAGCCAACCAGAACAAGAGGTGAGTACTGCTGGACCTGTACTCCATCAACTATACTTTACTGCATCAAGAAGTTTGGACTAGATAACTGCACCTATATTGATTCTGACATATACTTTTATGATGATCCAGGCCACTTGATCAGGGAGATGGGTGACAAGGAAATACTTCTTACGCTACACAGGTATACACCAAGATATGATGAGACACACATAAGTGGAAAGTTTTGCGTTCAATTCATGACTTTTAAAAACAAGCCTGAAAGCTTGGCAGCACTAAACTGGTGGCGAAACGCTTGCATTGATTGGTGTTACAACAGAGTAGAGGACGGTAAATTTGGTGACCAGAAATATCTCGATGACTGGGAAACTAGGTTCAACAATGTGCATGTACTACAAAACCCAGCCGGAGGCGTGGCACCATGGAACGTACAGCAGTATGGTGTAGAGACAAAAGGTGAGGAAGCATTTGTTACCTTGGAGGAGAAGAAACATAGATTAAACTTTTACCACTTTCACGGGCTTAGGTTTTTATCTGACAACAAGCTGAGCCTTTGCGAGTACAGCCTTCCTGCTAGGGCTGTAGAGTTGTTGTATGTCCCATACATTGAGCTATACCTGCAGAATTATGCAAAACTAAAACAGCTTGATAACAATCTTGATGTGTGGCTGCCAGCAGCAAATAACCTGGAAACATTCAAAAAGAACACCTTAAACTTTCTTAAAGGAAAGTATAACATTTACCGCATTAATAAATTTGTCAAAGCATGGCCAAAATAA
- a CDS encoding TIGR04325 family methyltransferase, translating to MNKLKVLIPPILLDLKQKLFPPKYGWFGDYNSWQEAKNNCTGYDDVEIVSKVKEAVLKVKNGEAVFERDSVIFDTIEYSWPTLAALNWIAAQNSGSLSIVDFGGSLGSSYYQNRKFLDKLNKVEWNIIEQQHFVSIGKEEFQDHELKFYEDIETCYSKTSPQGVLFSSVLQYLERPYEILAEFFKRQIEYIIVDLTGFTSGNQPSKITVQRVNPNIYNASYPSWIFNKEEFLSIFSTSSYELIESFKSDITLTYKGEVLNYEGFIFRRKTAQ from the coding sequence ATGAACAAGCTAAAGGTGCTTATACCTCCTATCCTACTTGATTTAAAGCAGAAGTTGTTTCCACCTAAGTATGGCTGGTTTGGTGACTACAATAGTTGGCAGGAGGCAAAAAATAATTGTACTGGATACGACGATGTGGAGATCGTATCGAAAGTGAAAGAGGCCGTTCTTAAAGTAAAAAATGGAGAAGCTGTTTTCGAAAGAGATTCTGTTATTTTTGATACGATTGAATACTCTTGGCCGACATTAGCTGCACTTAACTGGATAGCTGCTCAGAATTCCGGGTCTTTAAGTATTGTTGACTTTGGAGGCTCCCTTGGCAGCTCTTATTACCAGAACAGAAAATTCCTTGATAAACTGAACAAAGTTGAGTGGAATATTATTGAGCAGCAACATTTTGTTTCTATAGGTAAAGAAGAGTTTCAAGACCATGAATTGAAATTTTATGAGGATATTGAAACTTGCTATTCTAAAACCAGTCCTCAAGGGGTTTTATTTTCTTCTGTACTTCAATACCTGGAGAGACCTTATGAGATTCTTGCTGAATTTTTCAAAAGACAGATTGAATACATCATTGTAGATCTTACCGGTTTTACCTCAGGCAATCAGCCAAGCAAAATAACAGTTCAGCGGGTTAATCCCAATATATACAACGCTAGCTATCCCTCCTGGATTTTTAATAAAGAGGAGTTTTTATCCATATTTTCTACTAGTTCATATGAGTTGATAGAAAGCTTTAAATCAGATATTACCCTCACATACAAGGGTGAGGTTTTGAATTATGAAGGTTTTATATTCAGGAGAAAAACCGCTCAATAA
- a CDS encoding glycosyl transferase yields MKLAPIVLFVYNRPLHTQRTVEALLKNALAAESDLYIYADAAKSEESVSKVLQVRDYIKNIKGFRSLHIVERDTNLGLAESVILGVTDVVNQYGKVIVVEDDLVTSPYFLTYMNKGLDLYQSDDEVISIHAYTYPIKMKGVKTFFLKGADCWGWATWKRGWSLFDKDGQKLLNQIKRNNLSKAFDFNGSYPYTQMLQKQISGKNDSWAIRWYASAFLHNKYTLYPAKSLIQNIGLDLSGTHSDTTGNYNDDSLSDEQFNQLEKIKVEENQEARKLFEMFFRKNTKIGLKQRIINFISR; encoded by the coding sequence ATGAAATTAGCACCTATTGTGTTATTTGTTTACAACCGTCCCCTACACACGCAGAGAACAGTAGAAGCCTTGCTAAAAAATGCCTTAGCAGCCGAAAGTGACTTATATATTTATGCGGATGCAGCCAAGAGTGAAGAATCTGTTTCCAAAGTTCTGCAAGTAAGGGACTATATCAAGAATATAAAAGGATTCAGGTCATTGCACATTGTTGAAAGGGATACAAACCTTGGTTTGGCAGAATCTGTGATATTAGGGGTTACGGATGTTGTTAATCAGTATGGGAAAGTTATTGTGGTGGAGGACGATTTAGTTACCTCTCCTTACTTCCTTACTTACATGAATAAAGGTCTTGACCTGTACCAAAGTGATGATGAGGTAATATCAATACATGCATATACTTATCCTATCAAAATGAAGGGAGTAAAGACTTTTTTTCTCAAAGGTGCTGATTGCTGGGGGTGGGCAACCTGGAAGCGGGGCTGGTCTTTGTTCGACAAAGATGGGCAGAAACTGTTGAATCAAATTAAAAGAAACAACTTAAGTAAAGCTTTTGATTTTAACGGCTCCTATCCTTACACACAAATGTTGCAGAAGCAGATTAGCGGTAAAAACGACTCTTGGGCAATTCGTTGGTATGCTTCAGCATTCCTACATAACAAATATACGTTGTATCCAGCTAAGTCTCTTATTCAGAATATAGGGCTTGACCTAAGCGGCACCCACTCAGATACCACGGGTAACTATAATGATGATTCGCTGTCTGACGAGCAGTTCAACCAGTTGGAAAAAATAAAAGTCGAGGAGAATCAGGAAGCAAGGAAATTATTTGAAATGTTCTTCAGAAAGAATACCAAAATTGGGCTGAAGCAGAGAATCATTAATTTTATTAGCAGATGA